In Caldanaerovirga acetigignens, the following are encoded in one genomic region:
- the ilvB gene encoding biosynthetic-type acetolactate synthase large subunit — translation MRITGAEALVKCLEEEKVEVVFGYPGGAVLEVYDALFYNKKIKHVLTRSEQAAAHAASGYARVSGKVGVCIATSGPGATNLVTGIATAYMDSIPIVAITGQVPLSQIGGDMFQEVDITGATAPFTKHNYLVKNASDIPRIVKEAFHIASTGRPGPVLIDLPKDVARDKIDFVYPREVFLKGYKPTLQGHPLQIIKAAEAINNAKRPVILAGGGVVSSGAYEELKILSETADIPVAVSLMGISSFPGEHSLFLGMAGTHGMPWANEALKKADLIVALGCRFNDRLTGGARGFDENAKIIHIDVDPAEIGKNVKVDIPIVGDIKNVLCELLKRIEKRSRKDWKEYLEGLKGKELVEGCSDISPLDIIGELYEQTKGDLIITTDVGAHQMWTARYYKFKYPRSFITSGGLGTMGYGLPAAIGAKIANPKKQVIHITGDGSFQMNFAELATLRENDLSVKIILFNNRGLGLVKELQDIHCGGRYSQVHFGFLPDFVKLSESYGIKALKVERKNALKKAISTMLQEEGSFLLECILTMEARVKSMLRKEEAYESYFGSIS, via the coding sequence ATGCGGATTACAGGCGCTGAGGCATTAGTAAAGTGTTTGGAAGAAGAAAAAGTAGAAGTGGTCTTCGGTTATCCGGGAGGAGCGGTATTAGAAGTATACGATGCACTGTTTTATAACAAAAAAATTAAGCATGTGCTTACCCGTTCGGAACAGGCGGCAGCCCATGCGGCCAGCGGATATGCCAGGGTTTCGGGGAAAGTGGGGGTTTGTATTGCTACATCAGGGCCTGGTGCGACAAACTTGGTGACAGGCATAGCGACGGCCTATATGGACTCAATACCGATCGTCGCCATAACAGGACAGGTGCCACTAAGCCAGATAGGCGGCGACATGTTCCAGGAAGTGGATATAACGGGGGCTACTGCGCCTTTTACAAAACACAATTATCTTGTCAAAAATGCAAGCGATATACCAAGGATAGTTAAGGAGGCTTTCCACATAGCCTCCACAGGTCGGCCGGGGCCCGTTTTGATAGATCTGCCGAAAGATGTGGCAAGAGATAAAATAGACTTTGTTTACCCAAGGGAAGTGTTTTTAAAAGGGTATAAGCCTACGCTGCAAGGGCATCCGCTGCAAATTATAAAGGCTGCGGAGGCAATAAATAATGCAAAAAGGCCGGTAATTTTAGCCGGCGGTGGGGTGGTATCCTCCGGGGCTTATGAGGAGCTAAAAATTCTTTCCGAAACCGCCGATATTCCAGTAGCGGTTTCCTTGATGGGGATAAGTTCTTTTCCAGGGGAGCATTCTCTCTTTTTGGGGATGGCGGGTACCCACGGTATGCCCTGGGCCAACGAAGCCTTGAAAAAGGCCGATTTGATAGTTGCTTTAGGCTGTCGGTTTAACGACAGATTAACCGGTGGAGCAAGAGGATTCGATGAGAATGCGAAAATAATACACATTGATGTGGACCCGGCAGAGATAGGAAAGAATGTAAAAGTCGATATCCCAATCGTGGGAGACATAAAAAATGTCCTCTGCGAACTATTAAAGAGAATAGAAAAGCGGTCTAGAAAAGATTGGAAGGAATATTTGGAAGGTTTGAAAGGCAAGGAACTCGTAGAGGGGTGTAGCGATATTTCACCATTGGACATAATAGGGGAACTTTATGAACAAACGAAAGGTGATTTGATAATTACTACTGACGTGGGAGCTCATCAGATGTGGACGGCCAGGTACTATAAATTTAAGTACCCAAGGAGCTTCATAACATCCGGCGGGCTTGGCACCATGGGTTACGGCCTTCCGGCGGCCATAGGTGCTAAAATTGCAAACCCAAAAAAGCAGGTGATTCACATAACTGGGGACGGCAGTTTCCAGATGAATTTTGCGGAACTTGCGACGCTCAGGGAAAACGACCTTTCGGTGAAGATAATACTCTTCAACAACAGGGGCTTGGGGCTCGTAAAGGAACTGCAGGATATTCACTGCGGGGGAAGGTATAGCCAGGTACATTTCGGATTTCTTCCCGATTTTGTAAAGCTGTCCGAAAGTTACGGAATAAAAGCATTGAAAGTGGAAAGAAAAAATGCGCTTAAAAAAGCAATTTCGACGATGCTTCAAGAAGAGGGCAGTTTTCTCTTGGAATGCATATTGACGATGGAGGCGCGGGTAAAGAGTATGCTAAGAAAGGAGGAGGCTTATGAAAGCTACTTTGGCAGTATTAGTTGA